A stretch of Plasmodium chabaudi chabaudi strain AS genome assembly, chromosome: 14 DNA encodes these proteins:
- a CDS encoding p25-alpha family protein, putative has product MEGVFNIYTKNMPDMDSRTFVKILKDSKLLSKKITAVDADLAFAKVKTKGSKRIKYDQFVEAIKHLTEKYKLDYDQFVGKLCNEASNGPILYGTKAEATRFHDDKSTYTGVHKLGGPTTVDKNRTQFSDISEITDRSECNIRGVNISVEKNM; this is encoded by the exons atggaaggagtttttaatatatacacaaaaaatatgcctGATATGGACAGTAGAACCTTTgtcaaaattttaaaagacTCAa aattgttaagcaaaaaaataacagcAGTTGATGCAGATCTTGCTTTTGCTAAAGTGAAAACAAAAGGATCtaaaagaattaaatatgATCAATTTGTTGAAGcaataaaacatttaacTGAGAAATACAAATTAGATTATGATCAGTTTGTTGGAAAGTTATGTAATGAAGCTTCAAACGGACCAATATTATATGGAACAAAAGCTGAAGCAACTAGATTTCATGATGACAAATCAACATATACTGGTGTGCATAAATTAGGTGGACCAACAACTGTTGACAAAAATAGAACACAGTTTTCAGACATATCTGAAATCACGGATCGTTCTGAATGTAACATAAGAGGAGTTAATATTAGCgtcgaaaaaaatatgtaa
- a CDS encoding S-adenosyl-methyltransferase, putative, with protein MSKILLILFLILIDLKKCFKINNLKNAQLGGKIAYSPQCNNVLKKEKIKKKGNYNYSLKEKEINKDETNIFDNSYIYHTPVLLNEVVQILDTSLLPRQRDKTVSNLNTDTDEMPLDRTVTAENEQVENAHDTNGDKLKHYGNMNYDHPILLHNQNEYMIDATLGGGGHTLEILKKFTKLKVISIDKDIEAIYYNKYKLKSYIDTNRLKLIHGNYKDILFLLNYHSLPLFNSYSAILVDLGVSTHQLKSSKRGFSYKYNNILDMNMNKYTEKEYVENYINKELKQDNEIKELYMTSEIEDGKKIHNILNTYNLKKLKYIIQKFGEEKKAFKIAKKIIEWRKQNKEIVTTFDLKNIILSTCKNNYKSNNKVLSRVFQAFRIYVNNELLSLKNLLLSSHKILKQGGVLIVISYHSLENKYIDLFVKNKTQLWKQINTHPIVPTDQEIKLNKSSRSAKMFAFKKV; from the coding sequence ATGAGTAAAATATTGCttatcctttttttaatccttatcgatttaaaaaaatgttttaaaataaataatttaaagaaTGCCCAATTGGGGGGTAAAATTGCTTACTCGCCCCAATGCAATAATGtacttaaaaaagaaaaaattaaaaaaaaaggaaattatAACTATTCATTAAaggaaaaggaaataaataaagatgaaACAAACATATTTGACAACTCCTACATTTATCATACCCCTGTGCTGCTCAATGAAGTAGTACAAATTTTAGATACCTCACTATTGCCCAGACAACGTGATAAAACAGTTAGTAATTTAAATACAGATACCGATGAAATGCCATTAGATAGGACTGTCACTGCTGAGAATGAACAAGTAGAAAATGCGCACGATACAAATGGTgacaaattaaaacattatGGCAATATGAATTATGATCACCCGATTTTATTGCATaatcaaaatgaatatatgatCGATGCAACCTTAGGAGGGGGAGGCCATACTTtagaaattttaaaaaaatttacaaaattaaaagttaTTTCTATAGATAAAGATATAGAagcaatttattataataaatataaattaaaatcatatatagATACAAATAGACTTAAACTAATTCATGGAAATTATAAagatattttgtttttgctTAATTATCATTCGTTGCCATTATTTAATAGTTATAGTGCTATTTTAGTAGACCTAGGAGTATCAACACATCAACTTAAAAGCAGCAAAAGAGGGTTtagttataaatataataatatccttgatatgaatatgaataaatatactgaaaaagaatatgtagaaaattatataaataaagaattgAAACAAGACAATGAAATAAAGGAACTATATATGACTAGCGAAATTGAGGatggtaaaaaaatacataatattttaaatacatataatttaaaaaaattaaaatatattatacaaaagtttggagaagaaaaaaaagcttTTAAAATTGCAAAAAAGATAATTGAGTGgagaaaacaaaataaagaaattgtAACCACatttgatttaaaaaatattattctatcaacttgtaaaaataattataaatcaaataataaagtttTATCAAGAGTATTTCAAGCATTTAGAATTTATGTTAATAATGAATTGttatcattaaaaaatttattattatcttctcataaaatattaaaacaagGAGGAGTGTTAATTGTTATTTCCTATCATTCCTTGgaaaataagtatattgATTTgtttgttaaaaataaaacacaaTTATggaaacaaattaatacaCACCCAATAGTACCTACTGATCAGGAAATCAAACTAAACAAATCATCACGATCTGCTAAAATGTTTGCTTtcaaaaaagtataa